A section of the Candidatus Binataceae bacterium genome encodes:
- a CDS encoding alpha/beta fold hydrolase encodes MSDAKRPQVSATRITGQRSFIAQSLAPDCRTLALVSDQGGAGVFAVFLYDLKLKQLRELSSTTGPDEGDPVFAPSGQLLAYLSGARLALFDYAQSKPISVPSSASRFRSVAWADDGRSVFMEDERFDIWQYDIQPQQFRRIWRAPKEGFFRRMLSEKQGHLLFTSDHESSFRQIYSLDLKSGDTKRIYPSDHDQFSPLALGNKEYTFRSDFDENFIAFKLAGGESQARSPLTGVTYDFSLDFGPPLLFYASDEHPLGFFWFEGKDLKPLLTSRVNFHQPPAIPIKNSRGMTNFLYLPGKEPKALLIWLHGGPHEQVSPRYDLYFDFLLHHDIAVYAINYPGSTGIGSDYSLSNLSDDAQAIPIQVHAVQEDIRELDRVRPIHVPRIIVGVSYGSIVAHRVAAANPEFQNLIDFSGIADLTTVPEPANVPSVLFIYGINDEFSRAPARLALLDRYQHSSRLSKLVLPDEGHYIGRRDSIDLILRAIEKFLRTPEKSAQAR; translated from the coding sequence ATGAGCGATGCGAAGCGGCCGCAGGTTTCTGCCACGAGGATAACCGGGCAGCGCAGCTTCATCGCCCAATCGCTGGCTCCGGATTGCCGAACGCTGGCCCTCGTTTCCGATCAGGGCGGAGCGGGCGTCTTCGCGGTCTTTCTATATGATTTGAAATTGAAGCAACTCCGCGAGCTTTCGAGCACGACAGGACCAGACGAAGGCGACCCCGTCTTCGCACCTTCGGGACAGCTCCTTGCCTATCTATCTGGCGCGCGGCTGGCGCTGTTCGATTATGCTCAGTCGAAACCCATAAGTGTTCCGTCTTCAGCCTCCCGGTTTCGATCGGTCGCGTGGGCCGATGACGGCCGCAGTGTTTTCATGGAGGATGAGCGCTTCGATATCTGGCAATACGATATTCAGCCGCAACAGTTCCGAAGAATATGGCGAGCGCCCAAAGAGGGATTCTTTCGGCGGATGTTATCGGAAAAGCAAGGGCATCTGCTCTTCACCTCCGATCATGAAAGCAGCTTCAGGCAGATTTATAGTCTCGATCTCAAAAGTGGAGATACTAAGCGCATCTATCCGAGCGATCATGATCAATTCTCGCCGCTTGCATTGGGTAACAAAGAATATACTTTCCGCTCAGATTTCGATGAGAATTTCATCGCTTTCAAACTGGCGGGCGGCGAAAGCCAAGCCAGGTCGCCACTTACGGGAGTCACATACGATTTCTCACTCGATTTCGGCCCTCCACTGTTGTTTTATGCGAGTGACGAACATCCGCTAGGCTTTTTCTGGTTTGAAGGTAAGGACCTGAAGCCTTTACTCACTTCTCGCGTGAATTTCCATCAGCCTCCCGCTATTCCGATTAAGAATTCGCGCGGGATGACGAATTTTCTTTACCTTCCCGGCAAAGAGCCGAAAGCATTGCTCATTTGGCTGCACGGCGGACCTCATGAGCAGGTCTCGCCCCGCTACGATCTCTACTTTGATTTCCTGCTCCACCACGACATAGCCGTCTATGCGATTAATTACCCGGGCTCGACCGGCATCGGAAGTGACTATTCGCTAAGTAACCTTTCCGACGACGCTCAGGCGATACCGATCCAGGTCCACGCCGTTCAAGAAGATATTCGCGAACTCGATCGCGTCAGACCAATCCACGTTCCACGGATTATCGTCGGAGTCTCTTACGGTTCGATCGTGGCGCATCGTGTTGCCGCGGCGAATCCGGAGTTTCAAAACCTGATCGACTTCTCGGGAATCGCGGACCTGACAACCGTTCCGGAACCCGCGAATGTGCCATCGGTGCTGTTCATTTATGGCATCAACGACGAGTTCTCCCGGGCACCCGCCCGACTCGCCCTGCTCGACCGTTACCAGCACAGTTCCAGGTTGTCGAAGCTCGTCCTGCCCGACGAAGGCCATTACATCGGCAGACGCGACAGCATCGATTTGATCCTACGAGCAATCGAGAAGTTTCTACGAACGCCTGAGAAAAGCGCGCAGGCCCGCTGA
- a CDS encoding thioredoxin family protein has product MSQHQVVSREEWIAARKALLAREKQMSQAFDELNAERRSMPWVRIDKEYVFDTPQGKKTLSQLFDGRSQLIVYHFMFGPDAKEGCVGCSFFSDHVDGANQHISHHDVKFIAVSRGPLASLEAYKKRMGWKFDWVSSAGSDFNYDFNVTFTKEAMAKGEVYYNYEMTKATTEDLHGISVFYKDDSGAIFQTYSSYGRGDERALGAYMFLDITPKGRNETGPNKNLTDWVRRHDTYSNGAK; this is encoded by the coding sequence ATGAGCCAGCATCAGGTCGTCTCTCGCGAAGAATGGATCGCAGCGCGCAAGGCTTTGCTCGCCAGGGAAAAGCAGATGTCGCAGGCGTTCGACGAGCTCAACGCCGAGCGCCGCAGCATGCCGTGGGTCAGGATCGACAAGGAGTATGTCTTCGATACGCCGCAGGGCAAGAAAACTCTCTCGCAGCTCTTCGACGGCCGCAGCCAGCTCATCGTGTATCACTTCATGTTCGGGCCCGATGCGAAGGAAGGATGCGTCGGATGCTCGTTCTTCAGCGATCACGTTGATGGCGCGAACCAGCACATCTCCCATCACGACGTGAAGTTCATAGCCGTGTCGCGTGGGCCGCTCGCCTCGCTCGAGGCCTACAAGAAGCGGATGGGATGGAAATTTGACTGGGTGTCATCGGCCGGCAGCGACTTCAACTATGACTTCAACGTTACCTTCACCAAGGAAGCGATGGCGAAGGGCGAGGTTTATTACAACTACGAAATGACCAAGGCAACGACCGAGGACCTGCACGGCATCAGCGTTTTCTACAAAGACGATTCCGGCGCGATCTTCCAGACCTATTCGTCATACGGGCGCGGTGACGAGCGCGCACTCGGCGCGTACATGTTCCTCGACATCACGCCCAAGGGCCGCAACGAGACCGGGCCTAACAAGAACCTTACCGATTGGGTACGCCGCCACGATACTTATTCGAACGGAGCCAAGTGA